The nucleotide window acacatacacacacacacataatcTTTACAagcaaaaacatatattattaataacaaaaGAGATGTAATCCTGGTACACAGAAAACATAGACTACATCCATCTATGATCTAACTAGCAAAAGGAAAAGGTATTGAGATTATAATGGATCATTccattattttgtgattattgtttgttaGGCAACCCGCAACTCATCATTGACTcattagtctctctctctctctctctctctctcctcctatTTTTCATATGTTATTTGTTGCTCTGTGATAAGCTTTGACATTAAGACTTTGTTCCAAAGCCATTTCATCTGGTTATTTTCGAGAGTGATATCATCTTGTTTGGTTTTTACTTTTCTCTAGAGTTGCACTTTATGGTTTCCCCATCTCGATCTGAAGCCATTCTACTGATATCATTTCAGTTGCTTTATGATGGAGAAGTTTAGTTTTAGGTCATATGCCTATGGTACCAAAATTTGGCATTCAATGGGAAACGGTTTGACACCAATGGTTATCGTTTGATTTCAGATGACTCTCGCGGTGCACTGTAGATCCATGATGGTCCTGtgacaaaaaaagttacaaataaAACGTAACTTCAAGACTTTTCTCCTTTTGCCTCTTAACTCTGTATCTagtaaatttttaaacttttgacTCTTTAAGCAACACCTATGATCTTCGTGTTAAACACATAAATAGTTGTTAATCACTTGTTCCAAGTGCATGTAACATTGCTTTCTATAGATTATTCGTATTGAAGTTGCTTTCTAAATTGTCTTTTGCTTGCCAGACTGCCATTTTCTTCTGGCTCTTTTACAGTTATATCAGCGAATGCAACCTAGGTTCAGTTCTATTACTGTTCTTTCCTTAGAAAGTTAATAGATTTGAACCTTTTTTGTGTAGCGTCCAATATTCTCTTTGCTCttgttattatttgttttcttagcTGAATTGAAGATGGGTATGGAATATGCTTATTACATGTTCTAGTAGCGATTCATCCACAAAGTCtggagtaatgttatatacagtcgtagagtatgcaagcgccgtgcagtcgttttgaaaaagagtagggttcactattaaaaaaataattttcttttcacgtgagtcccgtatttattcacttttttcaaagtgattgtgcggcgcttgcacactcatgacTGCAACTTATCATTTCTCATAGGATAAAGCTCAGACCAAATTTATCATGTAAGAGGATTCTTAAGTCAAAAGTGGCTCATAGTTATATTGATTGTTCTTTTTCTGGTTTATGCATGCAGGAACCTATTGGATGTCTTAAGGGAAGCAATATCTACCCATCAGGTACTTTCTCTGTACCAGGGCCTAGGTACAAAAAACCTGCAATCCTTCATTGCACAGTTTGTCTACTTTTATGGGTACAGCTACTTCAAAAGACTATATTTGGTAAGGAGTGGTGCCAAAAGAATTGGAACGACAGCAAACTTAGTTCTTGCTGCTACGGCTGGAGCTTGTACTGCCATTGTAACGCAGGTAAGCCCATTGTTACGACTCATcttcttgattttggttgagaATCATCCCTTAGTACACAATTTTAAATCAAAAACTAATAGGCATCAAAACTACCATCATATGATATATACATCATGATCATAGCATATGGAGTTGGAACCAAAATCAattatatgaagaaatatgtatGCTTTATATTTTCACCTAATGTTCCATTTGGTTGCTATAAAGATGGTGGAAACAAAGTGTAATAATTGGAATATGGAAAGACACAAATGAGTTTCTCTGCCAGTAGGTTACGGAACCTTGGTCTTTGGTTTTGGAATATATAGCCTGGAATTGTAGTTTGATATGAAGACAAGCACTTGTTCACTTCAACTTCTATCTTATCTTTTGTTACATAATTTTGAATATACAGCATGTCATTagtttttttacttattaaaaaaaaactaatcaaatgttatttacataaatttggatgaaataaagaaagaagggGGGGAGGAGGAGGGATAATGAATATTGTAATCTTATTGCCAACATTcatatctatcattttcctcTTCTATCATTCATGGCTGAAACATGTAGAGATCTTGAAGAGTAATGGTAGACTATGTCATTTATCACTGTGTAGCCCCTGGATACAGCTTCCTCTAGGATGCAGACAAGCGCCTTTGGTAAATCCAAAGGGCTTTGGAAGACCCTTGCGGAGTGCAGTTGGAGTGATGCATTTGATGGCCTTGGCATCTCTCTTCTGCTGACCTCAAACCCTGCAATTCAGGTATTTGACGTGGCCTTCTGGTTTAGAAGTATATTTAATATCATCTCAAGCACTTGACGCTTCACTTCACATGGATGTGCCATTCATGAGTTACCTTATCAGACATTTGGTTTGAGAGAATAAAACAGacttaaaattttgtaatactGCAGTATACAGTATTCGATCAGTTGAAACAAAGACTCTTGAAGGGAAAACACAATATAGCCAGGAATGATTCGTCCCAAGAAACCCTTTCTGCTTTCTCTGCCTTTTTGTTAGGTGCAATTTCAAAGAGTATTGCGACATTTCTGACATACCCTGCAATAAGGTGCATAATTTGTTTCGCTCctacttataaagaaaattgtTTCTCACTCCTCTCTAAAAAATGtaaatcttctctctctcatgctgTTACATGTTAAACCTGGGTGTTAAGAACTATTTGGGATTTTTACTGCATACAGGTGTAAGGTCATGATCCAAGCCGTGGACTCAAATGATGATGGAACTAAGAAAGCTCAGCAAAAATCCAGAAAAACAGTTCCTGGAGTTATCTATGCTATATGGAAAAGTGAAGGAGTACCTGGCTTTTTCAAGGGTTTGCATGCTCAGATCTTGAAGACTGTTCTGAGCTCAGCTCTACTTTTGATGATTAAGGAGAAAATCTCTGCAACTACTTGGGTTCTTATACTTGCAACCAGAAGGTATCTATTGCTCACAAGGGGGAGGCAAAAAAGTACTTGATGGTAATATATGGATGGGAATTCAcataggaaaattctatataccataCTATCATCCAATTTTCACCTCATTAAGTATGATGTGGCATATTTAttaccattaaatgatcatttattgcatccttctttatcatttaatggtgattaaTATGCCACATactacttagtatgatcaaaataggatgagagtgtggtatatagcattactcattcaCATAATACTAGACTTAAAGAGTGagtttttattgggttttgttgGAACAGTTGTACTTTAAAGAGGTGGGTTTGATTTCCCTGGTAGAAACTTCTTTTttacttatcttcattttttttttggaaaaagtgGGGCTCTTCTAAGTTGGAGAGCAATTACGTATGCATCAGACATGAAAGATGCCAATCCTCTGCAGAGCTGTATTTCGAGGGAGAGAAATAATGCAGTGCGGGAATATTTTTCTGCATCATGTACTGATTGAATGTTTACATTTACGAGTATTTTCGGGTATCTTTCTCAGATCAAATATGAGAGCCTCAgactttaattatataatttggaGATTGCATTGGAGCAAATGGATGCAGTGTTCCTCAGGATATTATAAACATAACGGAAATTTTTGTATCTTGCCCTGTTAGATGAATAAAATGGATGAGTCATGGTACAAGGATGAATACAATTCCCTGGGTATATTGAATTGCAGACAATTCGGACATGGAAACAAAAAAGGGGATTGAGGGCTCCCTGAAAGGTGCCGGCATATgactgataaaaagaaaagaaaaagaaaggtgcCGGCATAGCTCATTTTTCTGGATAAGTTTAGGGTTATCATTACTTGATCAAttgcatcatcatcatttgaAGGCCTGCTGAAGTCATGCATGATTCACCTGAATTGAAGGCTCTTTATGGTCATCGGCATTTGCAGTTGCTCGAATTTTGAGTAGACCTAATGGAAAGAGTTTCATCTATTAGGGTTGGCCCAAGTGATGAAGGTCTTGGTTTTGAGATATCACTCTCTTCAAGGTCcgaggttcaacacctcatgggtacTAACAATCCTTTCGGACTATACCTCTGGTGAAAAGTCAGCGACTTAACTATTTTTGTGTAGGGAAATTTTTGAGAGTGCGTTGCGCGAGACCAAAGTTTACTTTGCAGCGATGGGTCCAAAGGACTCTACTTTGGAGAGTTttccgacataaaaaaaaataaaaaataaaaagaaaagaaaagactatTAGTTTTCTCCCATGTATCACAAGTGAATTTGAAGAAAGTAAAGCCTCATAATAACTTTGAAATCATTTTGTCAAAAAGGAGTGAGGTGCGGTGCACGAGATCGGAATTTATTCTGTAGGAATGGGTCCAAAGGACCCTACTTTGGAGAGTTCctagacattaaaaaaaaaaaaaaagatagaaagaaagaaagaaagaaagaaaaagaagaagaagaaaaagaagactaTTAGTTTGTCCCTACATCACAAGTGAATTTGAAGGAAGTAAAGCCATATATAACTTTGAAATCATTTTGTCAAAAGGGAGTGATCACTATGTAATTAGAGAGTATTTAATAACTACACTTTGTCAAAATTTGGGTCCCTAATCTTTCTTAGGGACCTTAAAAGTCCAAGCAATTAATATCATGATGAAGATGTCGGCGGCAGTTTGGACTAATTTGCCTGTCGACGCTGCCTGCCAACTTCATCATCTTGTTAATGCGTGTCAAGAACAGGAGCCTAACTTTTGCCTGACTTGTAACTTTTAAGCGATCATATCTCCAAAGTCCAATTAAAAGTGTTTGGTTCCCTGTATTAGGTTGAAAATTGTGTTTCCTTTTCTTAGTATGAAAATTTCTACGTTGACTGGAGTCCATCTTGCATAAGTGGCTACAGTTTCCTAGTCTGAGAATTGTCATgcatgtttcattttcttcattttcttgctCGAATTGTAATTGAGATATCAAATGGATTAGTTTAGAGACCACTAATGTAGAAACCAACTATCTATGTAAACAAGACAGCATGCCGATCTCAGATACATGTAATTCGATTAAAAAATTGGAtaacgagatgagatgaaaaatgaataaaatataaattaaaaaaaaaaaaaaacacggcACGAATAATTATCATTGAATTACTGAATCTAAGTAAATTCAACTGAATATTTTCTTAGCATTCTTGATGATatatattcaaaagaaaaagcatGGCCATTTCAGATACTCACAAGACTTTActtagatgagagagagagagagagagagagagagttaaatattaaagaaaGGAGAGCAGAGATGCCATAAGGCAGtccaaaacaagaaacaaagtagagaaaaatatattacacgAAACCTAAATCCCAACAAAGCCAaagcaaataataattttgaacaaGACCATCTTGTTACTTCAAAAGGCAAGCACCGAAGtttgtgaaagaaaaacaaagttaACAAATTAAACTATGataagaaaacagaaaaaagtaCAAACAGCTAACCCTAGATAAGTGCATTAACATGGACGTACATAAGCATttcatacattatatataagagagaaACGAAGAAACCCCGAAACATCTATAGGAAAAGTCAAAACCAAGATCCTGAAATTGAGGTACTCTTGGAGATGATACTTCAGTTGCAGTACTTGGTTTAGATTACTGGTAGTGGTAGcgtgtttgaaatttttatcaGAGTTCTTGAGAAGACTGGTTGTTGAGGATCGAACTTGAACCTTTTTTCCGTCCAGAGTAAGAAAACATCAGTCAATAAAAGTAGTACCCAATGAACTATTTGGATTAAACATCATTAACCATTTGCACAACGTAACATCATTAacatcattaatcattaatatTAGAACGATAGGAAAAAAAACCTAGACCAGGCGGACCAGTATATATATTACGTAGCAATAACCAACACACCAGTCAAAACAATGGGTGCATCACCTATCCACAGTAATCCATGCTTGGGGATTTGACTGAAATGGTTACCCTTTTTACACCCATTTGAATAACACTCCTCAGTACTCCTTTAAACCTAACCAAATTGCCCTATAAGTtcagcttctctctctctctctctctctctctccctccccaaCTCTTCATCCTTGATCTCTAGATTTAGCTCAAAGAGGAAGTTAAAAGAGGGGACAAAAGCAAGGGAAAGAAAGACATTTTTCTAGATCTTGGAAAGCCATCATGTTTATCTCAAGGAGTCAAGTACTAGGGTGTCTTTTACTCACCTTTTTAATCATTTCAGCCTTAAACCGTGAAGTTTTGGGAGCTAGACATCCAAAAGAGAAGGCGGAGAATTTAGAGAAGCCTCAAGTTTGGAAACAAGGCTCTAATACAGAAGATGATCAGGACTCCTTTGCAACCATAAATAGAGAAGTACCCTCTTCTCCCGACCCCTTACACAACAGGTAAGTCTGTCTGCGTACAAGTACTGATTCTATCAGAGCTGTATATAAAAGTACTACTGCTTACATGGGAGATTGGTCAAGAGCTTCTGCGTGATACAACAATGAATATACAGGGAAACAGGGatgtttatttttccatttaataCTTGAAGTACTTTTATAACGTTTGTTAGAAGATGCATGAGATATGCCAATGCAAAAATAACGgtgtaattaataatattgtctACAGAACTTGTAGTTTCGATGGATCATGACTTAATTTGTTTATAGTTGTGTTGGATTGGGTTTCAAATCATATATACATGCAAAATATTCTCTCAAAACCCAAGTCAAGGTCTATGATCGATCTATAGGACTTTTTATGCGCAgttaattcaaaattaatggCTGCTTTTTGAATAGAAGTGATATTAATGAGCATGAGTACTTTTGATGATCTATGAGAAACGTAAGACAAAAAGCGATCTCAGTACGTAGATGATCTCAACAAGTGCCTGTTGTAAAAAGAACAGGGAGTTGTGGAGAGGGAGAAGCAATGGCCTTGTCCTTGGGTTTGTGTGTGGAAGCTGATTATTGGCAGTATGCCTAATGTTCAAAGTTGGTCAATGAGCTGGGAGGATCGATGTCCAATAGcatgttcatcaacagtaaaaACTTGAATAtgtccaatcaattttttttttcttttttcttttacttgtaAGTATCTCTAACATATTAAAATctgattaataagaaaaaattaaaattaatttttttattatttataaattaagtcATGCCATATCAGCATATATGCAGTATCATGTCTagtaagtataatttttcatattgattgcaatattagaaatataaaaaaaaagaggtaatTAAGAGGCTTTGAGATAAATGAATGCTCAAATATATAGCAAAAGAAAATCTCTCCATGCCAAGTAAAGATAATGTGATTGTGGACCACCAAGTACTGTTATTAAATGGCTAGCAATGCTTCAAATGTCATATATCCCTCTGATCACCTACATATATGGGATTTTtggatatatatgatcatttggAGGGCAAAACACTAGAACGTTGTGGACTCTAGTTCAAAAAGTCTTGCTTTCAACAGTAGGATAGATGGGTTACTAGCTAGCAACAAGTCAAAGCATAACGCTTTAGAAAAAGATGGCTTCCTCATTACAAAAATTTGCCTAATATTTTATACCCAAAGTTCCAGTACACCATTTTCCTCTTTTGAAACAGTTTCATGATTGAAGTGAATTGTGTGCCAGCTTGACCGTATTCGTGAATGGGTTTGCGCATCctgcaaaatttgaaaaaaataaaaaatggatatttCAGAATTTTGGAGTGCTTATTCCATTAAAAATTGAAGAGTAATACATTACAATTAAAATGGAAACATGCTAATTCCAAGTTCAATCAATTTAAGGCAATTCGATTTCTTCACACCATCCCAAACACAACCTTCCCAAGAGTTCTTATCAAGAATGATCGCACTCATCCTGTTTGCACAAACACCAATAGAACCCCAACTAATCCATATTTACACACCAATCATTAACTCTTAAGGCTGTGAAGGCTCATAAGCAATGGTGAAAAATGCATGTATATTTTACAAGCCGGACTCAAATAATACAAACACtcataaaatcaactttaagaCAAtgccaaaatataaaataaaattttaagaaaatggttaaaaaatgttttccaATTTCTGAAAATGCATTAAAACGATATAATTTAGTGGCGTTTACATGCATTTGTTTTTGCCTTTTTTGAAGAAAGAGAGTGGCGTGGATAATATCTCAGTCAAAGCTTAGTAAAGCAATAAACTAGGCCTTCGGTTTCTTCCCTTTGGCTTCATCAGCCGGTTTGTTCTTGAAAGGTAGGAAGGTCTTTCCACTCATAAATTGTCGCAAGGCTTCTGGTATCTCAACACCATCTGCTCTCTGGTAGTTCTCAAGTATAGAGCATATTGTTCTCTCGGTTGCTGTGAGTGTTGAGTTCAATAAGTGAACATATTTCTTTGCTTGCTCATTGCTCTGCAACAgttcaaagaaaaaatgggcaaaataaataaataaatctttctTATAAAGCCATATCATAGAAGTAGTTGATTGCATTCAATGCTGAAATCATCATcttaagaaggaaaaaatgtCAAATCTAGGTTCAATGGCCAAAACATTTCTTTTGCATACCATCTTTTTTCAGTGTCTAAGAATGGGATTCACTTTCCAAAGTAAGATTTATCAACAAGGCATTACTATAATCCATCTGGTAGCAGCAAGCATACCCtgatatttcttatatttgaCATGGTCTAAGGCATACAGTTTCAATACAAAAGTATTCCCTCATTCTTTGATAATCCTCATTTTGGATCAACCAAAAAAGCCCAAAGCAATTTCAACTATGCTTCTTACCCATGATTAAAATTTCTGATGATAGTAGAAACTTAAAAGAGAATGTTCAACATTATATGAACAATGTCTTGAATTACTAGAGACTCccagtttttcctttttaaagtttttatacCTCAATAAAAATAAGACTTACAAGTAAATTGTATGTTTCTATTAACTCTATTTCATGAATATACtccatattattatttaaagtaTCCTTGTTAATAGAGGAATGCATATTGACCCTATGGCCTGGCTCCAAGATACTATTGAGAGTTAGCACAATGAACCTTTTTCTGCCCAAATCGAATCTCCAACCTTCTGGACTGATAGTCTGTACAGTTTGAGCAGGACACCAGCTCCCTGTACGTCTGAGAGGCAGGAAACCATCCTTCCAAATCATACTTCTTTGAAGCAGCATCATTCAGGGCACCAGAAACAATAGCAACAACTTGATAGGGGATGTTTAGCTGCAATATGAACAACCGAATcagattttgaaagaaaaaagcatGGCATTATTAAATTGAGAATCATCACATCAGCAAGAGGAATTCCTATGCAGGAACCAATGACAAAGCTTGAGATTTACTGCTGATTGAATCCAGATCCATATCTTACCTTCCTTTGGAATTTTCCCAAGATTGATCCATAATAAGAAGTCAATTTGGGTCAGGGGCATTCGGTCTCCTAATTCATGGAATTAGTTTTCTCTTCATTGTTTACTTTCTAAAGCAGCATTCTCCCAAGACCATCCCTTTTTGAATGATGGAATTTTCCCCGAAAAAGCATGCCCACAGATTAAACACTTGATGGCATCTCTTAACTGGGAAACCACAGAAGTTTTTTCTAAGATAgataaattcttttaattatcaCAAAGGCACTATCTGATTACACATGGGATATTCATAGATACACCTAACTAGAGAAAGTAAAGAGGTCAAGCAAATCTTAGAAGCTAAAGCTAGGGAAAACACAGAAATTGGACCATCAGTTCATCTGTGGATCGCAAAGGTCAAGTGGTAGGCACACAACTAACCTAATCATTAGTATGCAAATCAAGAATTTCAAATGAatgtaaaattaaatacattctaatatttatgaaaatgatacCATCTTGTAGAAATCCTCGGAGTTTTTGATCATTTCCTCATGCATTGTCCAGGATTCATTGTTATCTGGGTCAGTAAGGCAAAACTGCTCCACCTTCTCAAACTGATGAACTCTGAATATTCCCAGAGTATCTCGACCGTGTGAACCAGCTTCTTTACGAAAGCAGGATGAATATCCAGCATATCtgggaaaaaattgaataatcaTGAGCAAGAGGCAACAACCATACTTTCCTAGACATTGGAACAAGCTTCAAGGAGCTATTACAACCTTAAGGGTAGTTCAGAAGGATGGATCCAATCATCCAAATGATACGCACAAAGTGGCTGTTCAGCTGTAGCAATCAGATATTTGTCATCTCCCTCACCCGTTACCTATCACATGCTAACTATATCAGTTAGCTCTTACACTGGAAGATATATTgtaggaaaataattttaatggatGATTCATCTTTTTCTGATGTAAGATTCTCTGGcacagtctctctctcttttttttttttcttttgttctcttcttttctcataattacttaaataaaaaaggtGCCAAGAGGATGGGGAGCACACACAAAAATATACAAGAGCCAACTTCCGatgttaaaacaaaaacaaagaaaagaaaatttccaaaaatccaagaaattaaTGATGTCGAAGAGACAAAATTAGAGCCCAGAAAATAAGATGGATAAGAAGTCACCTACTCTGAGACTATCTTTAAAGAAACCAACTTAGTATAATGTAAAATTTCCAAGCAGATACCCATccaaatgaaaccaaaaacattaaatcttaacatgcaaaataaataagctTAGACGttaaataattcttttcaaCCATAGTACTAAAGATATTTGCAGAAGTAAACAGACATTACCTTGTAAAGTTCTTCATCAAATTGTGCTAATTGAGCACACTTTGCCATGATATCTTTTCTCATAAAGAATGGAGTCTGCAATGCTGTATATCCTCTTTTCTCCAAAAAGTCAAGACCAAAGTTAATCAGAGCTTGATTAAGACGCACTCCGTCTCCTTTCAAGTAGAAACCTCTACCTCCAGCTACATCAGCACCTACATATGTCGAGCATACTGGGAttaacaatcttttttttttttttttataagtaaataaattttattgatcaaagaatcGGTAAAGCCGTATACATATGTCGAGCATACTGGGATTAACAATCAAACCAGTTCCATGACAGATTGAGATAGATTTAGTGCTATGAAGCCCAGCTATCACAGTGCAAAAGAGTAATAAATCCATACAGAAGAGTGAAGGCACAAGAGAATGTGAATGAGACTCATATAACTTAAAATCACCAATTAACCTTTCTGGACTCGgtgaatattattatacaaattcaaGAGGCTGACCGCATTAGATGAGTAAGTAGGGCAATTTGTTGAaaactttactctttttttttttttttttcagtaaacaagaattttatagatgatataaataggcatagcccaagtacataggacaCATACAAGAATTTGTTGACAACTTTACTATTCTAATCCAAGACAAGAGGAAACAAGTTAGCCACAATACTGAGAATGAACCTCCTAAACTCAAATcaaaatgaagaagcatataTTAAAGTTTTGTCCAGTTATAGAATCATAAATATTAGTGACCATCTATTGCAGAATCTAAGcagttttacttttttcataGAAATACAGATATTCAAAACTGAAAGATGATCAAATTACAATGAATAAAATTAGACTTCATGTAATCAGACACTTCATGTAGATATAGATGCTTTTCTGTACAGTATATATTTATTCTGGTACTAAAAGTGTGCAAAGCCATAGTTAGGTTTTACAAAAATAGTTGTAATACAAAGTGAAAACATGTATCCAGCTCAATCAatgcattaataaaaataaaaaagaacctTTAGCATGCCCAGGAGTTTCAATGCCACACCAGTGTCATGCATCAATTACAttctataacatttttttataagtaaatgtgAAGTTCTATACCATTATATCCACCACAATACGCTTTTTTCTCCTATAAGTGATTAAAGATTTTATTGGGAAAAGAAGTATACAGGTGAAAGCGGAGGAAAAAGGGGTGGCCCAAgtacactggaagtatacaAGTGGAACACCTAGCTAAAAATGGTAACAGAGGCAAGAATAAATGGCACCGCCATATGTATACTACAATAAACCATAATGCTTTCAATCCAGGAATAAATGTTGCTGCCTTAGAGCTGGACGACTGCAATTTAATACCTTTCTTCAAATCTGCAATCCCAAGGAGCTCAACAAGCTCGACATGATTCTTTAATTTTGGTTCCAACCGTTTCTCACCCCATGATCTGATCACCTCATTGTTTGCCTGCAAGCACATTTACAAAATCCAGAAGTTTCAGAATAAGGATTAggtaaaatgaaaagaaacgaaaagtTCCAAGTCATATACCTCATCGTTACTGACTGGAACTGAATCATGAACGAGATTTCCAATTGTTTCcaattttgaattcaattgttttaaaaCTTCCCGAACTTCGGCATCTCTCTCTGCTGCCGACTTCTTATTTTCCTCTGTATTCTTAATCATATCGGTGGTGTCTTTACCCGCCTTTTTATGAAACAAGCCCACAATTTGATTACACATCAAACCAGCCAAATAATCacgtaataaaaaaataaaaaatga belongs to Juglans regia cultivar Chandler chromosome 8, Walnut 2.0, whole genome shotgun sequence and includes:
- the LOC109006831 gene encoding peroxisomal adenine nucleotide carrier 1-like — protein: MALDLESLSEATSGAIGSLLSTTILYPLDTCKTKYQAEVRTHGQQKYRNLLDVLREAISTHQVLSLYQGLGTKNLQSFIAQFVYFYGYSYFKRLYLVRSGAKRIGTTANLVLAATAGACTAIVTQPLDTASSRMQTSAFGKSKGLWKTLAECSWSDAFDGLGISLLLTSNPAIQYTVFDQLKQRLLKGKHNIARNDSSQETLSAFSAFLLGAISKSIATFLTYPAIRCKVMIQAVDSNDDGTKKAQQKSRKTVPGVIYAIWKSEGVPGFFKGLHAQILKTVLSSALLLMIKEKISATTWVLILATRRYLLLTRGRQKST
- the LOC109006830 gene encoding serine--tRNA ligase-like isoform X1; amino-acid sequence: MLDINLFRVEKGGNPDVIRESQRRRFANVDLVDEVIKLDKEWRQLQFEVENLRKEFNKINKQIAQLRIAGKDTTDMIKNTEENKKSAAERDAEVREVLKQLNSKLETIGNLVHDSVPVSNDEANNEVIRSWGEKRLEPKLKNHVELVELLGIADLKKGADVAGGRGFYLKGDGVRLNQALINFGLDFLEKRGYTALQTPFFMRKDIMAKCAQLAQFDEELYKVTGEGDDKYLIATAEQPLCAYHLDDWIHPSELPLRYAGYSSCFRKEAGSHGRDTLGIFRVHQFEKVEQFCLTDPDNNESWTMHEEMIKNSEDFYKMLNIPYQVVAIVSGALNDAASKKYDLEGWFPASQTYRELVSCSNCTDYQSRRLEIRFGQKKSNEQAKKYVHLLNSTLTATERTICSILENYQRADGVEIPEALRQFMSGKTFLPFKNKPADEAKGMRKPIHEYGQAGTQFTSIMKLFQKRKMVYWNFGYKILGKFL
- the LOC109006830 gene encoding serine--tRNA ligase-like isoform X2; its protein translation is MLDINLFRVEKGGNPDVIRESQRRRFANVDLVDEVIKLDKEWRQLQFEVENLRKEFNKINKQIAQLRIAGKDTTDMIKNTEENKKSAAERDAEVREVLKQLNSKLETIGNLVHDSVPVSNDEANNEVIRSWGEKRLEPKLKNHVELVELLGIADLKKGADVAGGRGFYLKGDGVRLNQALINFGLDFLEKRGYTALQTPFFMRKDIMAKCAQLAQFDEELYKVTGEGDDKYLIATAEQPLCAYHLDDWIHPSELPLRYAGYSSCFRKEAGSHGRDTLGIFRVHQFEKVEQFCLTDPDNNESWTMHEEMIKNSEDFYKMLNIPYQVVAIVSGALNDAASKKYDLEGWFPASQTYRELVSCSNCTDYQSRRLEIRFGQKKSNEQAKKYVHLLNSTLTATERTICSILENYQRADGVEIPEALRQFMSGKTFLPFKNKPADEAKGKKPKA